Genomic DNA from Brenneria izadpanahii:
AAATCATTACGCAAGTTAAACAGGCCGAAGCGCAACCGCTGCTGATGCAAATTCGTTTGCCGACCAATTATGGCCGCCGCTACACCGAGTTATTCAGCAACATCTATCCACGGCTGGCGCAGCAGTTTGCCATTCCTTTGGTGCCCTTCTTTATGGAGCAGGTGTATCTTAAGCCTGAGTGGATACTGGAGGACGGCATTCACCCCACCCGTGACGCCCAACCCTTTATCGCCGACTGGATGGCTGAACATCTGGAACCCTTAGTTAAGCATGAGTCTTGACAAATAGGCTTTTGAATTAGGTAAAGTTATGCAAAAAACGGTGCTTATTACCGGTTGTTCCAGCGGGATTGGTCTGATAGCCGCGCAGGATCTGCACAAGCGCGGCTATCGCGTACTGGCGGCCTGTCGCCGTCCCGACGATGTCAGTCGCATGGCGTCGTTGGGCTTGGAAGCTATTGAGCTTGATCTGGATGACGCCGCCAGCGTTGAAAACGCCGCCGCCCAGGTCATTGCATTGACCGGGAACCGTCTGTACGGGCTGTTCAACAACGCCGGATTCGGATTATATGGGCCATTAAGCGGCATTTCGCGCCGGCAGCTTGAGCATCAGTTTTCCAGCAACCTGTTTGGCACGCATCAGCTAACCCAACTGTTGCTGCCCGCTATGCTGCCGCACGGCGAAGGGCGAATTATTCAAACCAGTTCGGTGATGGGGCTGGTGTCCACGCCCGGACGGGGTGCTTACGCCGCCAGCAAATTCGCCCTTGAAGCCTGGTCGGATACGTTGCGCATGGAGCTACACGGCAGCGGCCTGCATGTCAGCCTGATCGAACCCGGCCCGCTGGCGACCCGATTCACCGAGAATGTCGATCAGACCCGAACCGATAAACCGGTAACCAATCCCGGCATTGCCAAACGTTTTACGCTGCCGCCGGAAGCCGTATTGCCC
This window encodes:
- a CDS encoding SDR family oxidoreductase, coding for MQKTVLITGCSSGIGLIAAQDLHKRGYRVLAACRRPDDVSRMASLGLEAIELDLDDAASVENAAAQVIALTGNRLYGLFNNAGFGLYGPLSGISRRQLEHQFSSNLFGTHQLTQLLLPAMLPHGEGRIIQTSSVMGLVSTPGRGAYAASKFALEAWSDTLRMELHGSGLHVSLIEPGPLATRFTENVDQTRTDKPVTNPGIAKRFTLPPEAVLPKLHHALESPRPRLRYPVTLVAHGLSWLRRLLPGRYLDNLLRTRS